Proteins from a genomic interval of Diaphorobacter sp. HDW4A:
- the phaR gene encoding polyhydroxyalkanoate synthesis repressor PhaR produces MQEENQSPETPAAQRVIKKYPNRRLYDTSTSTYITLIEVKELVMGGETVVVRDAKSGEDLTRSILLQIILEEEAGGAPMFSEAVLANIIRFYGNAMQGFMGSYLEKNIQAFTDLQSKMADQAKGFTPEMWTQFMSPQSPIYKGMMGNYMEQSQTMFQQMQEQMQKQTEQMLGAFGIKR; encoded by the coding sequence GTGCAAGAAGAGAATCAGAGTCCCGAAACCCCTGCAGCGCAGCGCGTGATCAAGAAGTATCCCAATCGCCGTCTGTACGACACCTCCACCTCCACCTATATCACCCTCATTGAAGTGAAGGAGCTGGTCATGGGCGGGGAGACCGTGGTCGTGCGCGATGCCAAGAGTGGGGAGGATCTGACACGCAGCATCCTGCTTCAGATCATCTTGGAGGAAGAGGCAGGCGGCGCGCCGATGTTCAGCGAAGCCGTGCTGGCCAACATCATCCGCTTTTATGGCAACGCGATGCAGGGCTTCATGGGGTCGTATCTGGAGAAGAATATCCAGGCCTTCACTGACCTGCAAAGTAAGATGGCCGATCAGGCCAAGGGCTTCACGCCCGAGATGTGGACGCAGTTCATGAGCCCTCAGTCCCCCATATACAAGGGCATGATGGGCAATTACATGGAGCAGTCGCAGACCATGTTCCAGCAGATGCAGGAGCAGATGCAGAAGCAGACCGAGCAGATGCTTGGGGCGTTTGGCATCAAGCGCTGA
- a CDS encoding LysR family transcriptional regulator produces the protein MRDKEPNWEWYRSFLQVLESGSLSAAARSLGLTQPTLGRHVDSLESALGLKLFTRSQEGFAPTPAALELHPYAANISATAAALRRTANGHGTRISGPVRITASEVMGVEVLPPILASVRDKHPGLVIELVLSNQADDLLQREADIAVRMFRPTQEALIAKNIGKIELGLHAHSSYLLKNGTPKSLNELKRHSLIGFDRETEYIRQMQGRLQGLTRDQFALRSDSDLAQIGAIRAAYGIGLCQVPLAARDPQLVRVLQSQFSMPLDTWVAMHGDLRHSPRCAAAFDALVAGLSDYISA, from the coding sequence ATGCGCGACAAGGAACCCAACTGGGAGTGGTATCGCAGCTTTCTCCAAGTACTGGAGTCTGGCTCGCTGTCTGCTGCAGCGCGTTCTCTCGGACTGACGCAGCCGACCCTCGGCAGACATGTGGACAGCCTTGAATCGGCGCTGGGGCTCAAACTGTTCACCCGTTCACAGGAAGGGTTCGCTCCCACTCCTGCAGCGCTTGAACTACATCCCTATGCCGCCAACATCTCAGCCACAGCTGCGGCATTGAGACGAACCGCCAACGGCCACGGAACGCGAATCAGCGGTCCGGTGCGTATCACCGCCAGCGAAGTGATGGGTGTGGAAGTGTTGCCACCAATTCTTGCCAGCGTGCGCGACAAGCACCCCGGTTTGGTGATCGAACTCGTTCTGTCCAACCAAGCCGACGATCTCCTGCAGCGCGAGGCAGACATCGCCGTGCGCATGTTCCGCCCCACGCAAGAAGCACTGATCGCTAAAAATATCGGCAAGATCGAGCTCGGGCTTCATGCGCATTCAAGTTACCTGCTCAAGAACGGTACGCCAAAGAGTCTGAATGAGTTGAAGCGACACTCCCTTATCGGTTTCGACAGGGAAACCGAGTACATCCGGCAGATGCAAGGCAGGCTTCAGGGATTGACGCGCGACCAGTTCGCGCTGCGCTCCGACAGCGATCTGGCGCAGATCGGAGCCATTCGGGCTGCATACGGAATCGGCCTTTGCCAAGTTCCGCTTGCGGCCCGGGATCCGCAACTGGTGCGCGTGCTCCAGTCGCAGTTTTCGATGCCGCTCGACACTTGGGTCGCGATGCATGGCGACCTACGTCACAGTCCGCGTTGCGCGGCTGCGTTCGATGCACTCGTCGCCGGGTTGTCCGACTACATCAGCGCTTGA
- a CDS encoding NAD-dependent epimerase/dehydratase family protein, translating into MSEIALLGAAGAIGKSIASALRAEGRSYRCIGRDMARLRMSFADDPQAELVTWNPDSPASIEQALRSVHTVIYLVGVNYWQFELHPELMRRTLASAEAAGVRNMLLIGTVYPYGRVQGGNPAREDHPREPHTFKGAMRKQQEDLLMQAHAEGRICAAILRLPDFYGPGVEASLLHSAFQAAATGKVADLIGPLDRPHEFVYVPDVGPVVLRLLGHVKAYGKSWHLAGAGVTTQMDVLAMLESQMRRKIRRRVASRIMLRMAGLFSPLLRELVEMHYLIADPLLLDDSALVALIGPIAKTPYAEGVRETLIAAGALAHTEKPPKKPIGGMPTAELGQ; encoded by the coding sequence ATGTCAGAAATCGCATTGTTGGGTGCAGCCGGTGCCATCGGTAAAAGCATTGCCAGCGCCTTGCGGGCCGAAGGCCGCAGCTACCGTTGCATAGGGCGAGACATGGCCAGATTGCGCATGTCTTTCGCAGATGATCCACAAGCCGAGCTGGTCACTTGGAACCCCGACTCGCCAGCCTCGATCGAGCAGGCGCTGCGTAGTGTGCACACGGTGATCTATCTGGTGGGCGTTAACTACTGGCAATTCGAGCTGCATCCAGAGTTGATGCGCAGGACACTTGCCAGCGCAGAGGCTGCAGGTGTGCGCAACATGCTGTTGATCGGTACCGTCTATCCCTACGGCCGTGTGCAAGGGGGCAATCCGGCGCGGGAGGATCATCCGCGCGAACCGCATACCTTCAAAGGTGCCATGCGCAAGCAGCAGGAAGACCTGTTGATGCAGGCACACGCTGAAGGGCGCATCTGCGCAGCCATTTTGCGCCTGCCGGATTTTTACGGCCCAGGCGTCGAAGCCAGTTTGCTTCATTCCGCGTTCCAGGCCGCGGCGACAGGCAAGGTTGCGGATCTGATCGGACCTTTGGACCGCCCGCACGAGTTTGTCTACGTGCCCGATGTCGGCCCGGTAGTGTTGCGACTGTTGGGCCATGTGAAGGCTTATGGCAAAAGCTGGCATCTGGCAGGAGCGGGCGTGACTACGCAGATGGATGTGTTGGCGATGCTGGAGAGCCAGATGCGGCGCAAAATCCGGCGCCGCGTAGCTTCCAGAATCATGCTGCGCATGGCGGGACTGTTCAGCCCGCTGCTGCGTGAGCTGGTGGAGATGCACTATCTGATCGCTGATCCACTGCTGCTGGACGATTCGGCGCTTGTCGCGTTGATCGGCCCCATTGCAAAAACGCCCTATGCCGAGGGGGTTCGGGAGACACTGATCGCCGCCGGGGCTCTGGCGCACACTGAAAAGCCCCCTAAGAAACCGATTGGCGGCATGCCGACAGCAGAACTGGGACAATAG
- the rimO gene encoding 30S ribosomal protein S12 methylthiotransferase RimO produces MSETASPTKTPKVGFVSLGCPKALTDSELILTQLSAEGYETSKTFQGADLVIVNTCGFIDDAVKESLDTIGEALAENGKVIVTGCLGAKTGKAGGDNLIREVHPSVLAVTGPHATDEVMNAVHQYLPKPHDPFVDLVPGAFGSAGIKLTPKHYAYLKISEGCNHRCTFCIIPSMRGDLVSRPIGDVLKEAKALFEGGVKELLVISQDTSAFGVDVKYRTGFWDGKPVKTRMLELVQTLGEIAKPYGAWVRLHYVYPYPSVDEVIPLMATGAVLPYLDVPLQHSHPDVLKRMKRPASGERNLERIQRWREICPEIVIRSTFIAGFPGETEEEFQHLLDFIREAQIDRAGCFAYSDVEGAAANELPGMLPLEVREERRSRFMAVAEEVSIARLQRRIGQTMQVLVDKSIALGKKGGVGRTYADAPEIDAVVHLLPPEKISKTYKVGEFTKVRIVGTQGHDLVGLPI; encoded by the coding sequence ATGAGCGAAACAGCGTCCCCCACGAAAACCCCCAAAGTCGGCTTCGTCAGCCTCGGATGCCCGAAGGCTTTGACCGACAGCGAATTGATCCTCACGCAACTGAGTGCCGAGGGTTATGAAACGTCCAAGACCTTCCAGGGCGCGGACCTTGTGATCGTCAACACCTGTGGCTTCATCGATGATGCGGTCAAGGAAAGTCTGGACACCATTGGCGAGGCGCTGGCCGAGAACGGCAAGGTGATCGTCACCGGCTGTCTGGGAGCCAAGACTGGCAAGGCCGGTGGCGACAACCTGATTCGCGAGGTGCACCCTAGCGTGCTGGCCGTGACCGGGCCGCATGCCACCGACGAGGTGATGAATGCCGTGCACCAGTACCTGCCCAAGCCGCATGATCCGTTCGTTGATCTGGTGCCGGGTGCATTTGGCTCGGCTGGCATCAAGCTCACCCCCAAGCATTACGCCTACTTGAAGATCAGCGAAGGCTGTAACCACCGCTGCACGTTCTGCATCATCCCGTCGATGCGCGGCGATCTGGTGTCGCGTCCGATTGGCGATGTGCTCAAGGAAGCCAAGGCGCTGTTTGAAGGCGGGGTGAAGGAGTTGCTGGTGATCAGCCAGGACACCTCGGCCTTTGGTGTGGATGTGAAGTACCGCACCGGATTCTGGGATGGCAAGCCCGTCAAGACGCGCATGCTGGAGCTGGTCCAGACGCTGGGAGAGATCGCCAAGCCGTATGGCGCGTGGGTGCGTCTGCACTATGTGTATCCGTATCCGAGCGTGGACGAGGTGATTCCGCTGATGGCCACGGGCGCGGTGCTGCCGTATCTGGATGTGCCACTGCAGCACAGCCACCCTGATGTGCTCAAGCGCATGAAGCGCCCCGCCAGCGGCGAGCGCAATCTGGAGCGCATCCAGCGCTGGCGCGAGATCTGCCCGGAAATCGTGATCCGCAGCACTTTCATCGCTGGTTTTCCGGGTGAGACGGAAGAAGAATTCCAGCATCTGCTCGATTTCATCCGTGAAGCGCAGATCGACCGCGCAGGTTGCTTTGCCTACAGCGACGTCGAAGGTGCAGCCGCCAACGAACTGCCCGGCATGCTGCCGCTGGAAGTGCGCGAGGAACGCCGCTCGCGCTTCATGGCCGTGGCTGAAGAGGTGTCGATTGCACGCCTGCAGCGCCGCATTGGCCAGACCATGCAGGTGCTTGTGGACAAGTCCATCGCTTTGGGCAAGAAGGGCGGTGTCGGTCGTACCTATGCTGATGCGCCCGAAATCGACGCGGTCGTGCACCTGCTGCCGCCCGAGAAGATCAGCAAGACCTACAAGGTGGGTGAGTTCACCAAGGTGCGCATTGTTGGCACTCAAGGCCATGATCTGGTCGGACTGCCGATCTGA
- the adhP gene encoding alcohol dehydrogenase AdhP codes for MQSTMKAAVVREFGKPLSIEEVQVPRPDPGHVLVKIEACGVCHTDLHAADGDWPVKPNPPFIPGHEGVGYVAAVGAGVTHVKEGDRVGVPWLYSACGHCEHCLGGWETLCEQQKNTGYSVNGGFAEYALADANYVGLLPANANFIQIAPILCAGVTVYKGLKMTDAKPGNWVVISGIGGLGHMAVQYAKAMGMNVAAVDVDDAKLHLASRLGATVVVNALKQDPAAFIKKEIGGAHGALVTAVSPKAFEQSLGMVRRGGTVSLVGLPPGGFELSIFNMVLNGVTVRGSIVGSRLDLQESLDFAALGKVAATVSTDRLENINDIFNRMRANTIEGRVVLDMSA; via the coding sequence ATGCAAAGCACCATGAAGGCGGCGGTCGTCCGCGAATTCGGCAAGCCACTGTCCATCGAAGAAGTACAGGTCCCGCGCCCCGACCCGGGCCATGTGCTCGTCAAGATCGAAGCATGCGGCGTCTGCCACACCGACCTGCATGCGGCCGACGGTGACTGGCCTGTCAAGCCCAATCCACCGTTCATTCCCGGCCACGAAGGCGTCGGCTACGTGGCCGCGGTGGGCGCGGGAGTCACCCATGTGAAGGAGGGCGACCGCGTCGGTGTTCCCTGGCTCTACAGCGCCTGTGGCCATTGCGAGCACTGCCTCGGGGGCTGGGAGACACTCTGCGAACAGCAGAAGAACACCGGCTATTCCGTCAACGGCGGTTTCGCGGAATACGCATTGGCCGATGCCAACTACGTCGGCCTGCTGCCCGCGAATGCCAACTTCATCCAGATCGCCCCCATCCTCTGCGCAGGCGTGACGGTCTACAAGGGCCTCAAGATGACCGACGCCAAACCCGGCAATTGGGTGGTGATCTCCGGCATCGGCGGCCTCGGTCACATGGCAGTGCAATACGCCAAGGCCATGGGTATGAATGTGGCGGCCGTCGATGTGGACGACGCCAAGCTCCACCTCGCCAGCAGACTCGGAGCGACGGTGGTGGTCAACGCCCTCAAGCAGGACCCGGCAGCCTTCATCAAAAAGGAAATCGGCGGTGCACACGGCGCCTTGGTTACTGCTGTCTCGCCCAAGGCCTTCGAACAATCGCTGGGCATGGTGCGCCGGGGCGGCACGGTGTCGCTCGTAGGCCTGCCACCGGGCGGCTTCGAGCTGTCGATCTTCAACATGGTCCTCAACGGCGTGACTGTACGAGGCTCTATCGTCGGCTCTAGATTGGACCTGCAGGAGTCCCTCGACTTCGCGGCGCTAGGCAAGGTCGCGGCGACGGTAAGCACTGACAGGCTGGAAAACATCAACGACATCTTCAATCGCATGCGCGCCAACACCATCGAGGGACGCGTAGTGCTGGACATGTCGGCTTGA
- the efp gene encoding elongation factor P — protein sequence MKIAQEIRAGNVIMHGKDPMVVLKTEYARGGRGAATVRMKLKSLIGNFGTENVFKADDKIDNVILDKKDCTYSYFADPMYVWMDPDFNQYEVEAENMGDAINYLEDGMTAEVVFYDGKAISVELPTSVVRQITWTEPAVKGDTSGKVLKPAKIATGFEVAVPLFVAQEDKIEIDTRTGEYRKRV from the coding sequence ATGAAAATCGCTCAAGAAATCCGCGCCGGCAATGTGATCATGCACGGGAAGGACCCCATGGTCGTTCTGAAGACAGAATACGCACGCGGCGGCCGCGGCGCTGCCACCGTGCGCATGAAGCTCAAGAGCCTGATCGGCAACTTCGGCACGGAAAACGTGTTCAAGGCCGACGACAAGATTGACAACGTGATCCTCGACAAGAAGGATTGCACCTACTCGTATTTCGCTGACCCGATGTACGTGTGGATGGACCCCGATTTCAACCAGTACGAAGTCGAAGCCGAAAACATGGGCGACGCCATCAACTACCTCGAAGATGGCATGACTGCCGAAGTGGTGTTCTACGACGGCAAGGCCATCTCCGTGGAACTGCCCACTTCCGTGGTGCGCCAGATCACCTGGACCGAGCCAGCCGTCAAGGGCGACACATCGGGCAAGGTTCTGAAGCCCGCCAAGATTGCCACCGGCTTCGAAGTGGCTGTGCCGTTGTTCGTGGCTCAGGAAGACAAGATCGAAATCGACACACGCACTGGTGAATACCGCAAGCGCGTGTAA
- the earP gene encoding elongation factor P maturation arginine rhamnosyltransferase EarP yields MNSTQQPPKRWDIFCQVIDNFGDVGVCWRLAADLGARGHQVRLFIDDASALAWMAPQGSAGVSVHLWPQHEAPADGPGDVVIEAFGCEIPTIFVEAIARKAQGNPRSVVWINLEYLSAESYVERCHGLPSLIMSGPAAGLTRWFFYPGFTEQTGGLLHEPDLNTRLAAFDRNAWRARHGLTDDDTAFSLFCYEPPAFKQVFAEHRFTAQWLVTPGRACAMVRAALLPAHPGNAQFLAPVTQPAFDEMLWACDLNFVRGEDSLVRALWAGQPFVWQIYPQHDNAHHEKLDAFLDWMQAPPSLRALHALWNELPEARSTPAITKPMLAEWQACVQAARTRLWVQNDLLTQLLGFVAEKS; encoded by the coding sequence ATGAATTCAACACAACAGCCTCCCAAGCGCTGGGATATCTTCTGTCAGGTCATCGACAACTTCGGCGACGTCGGCGTGTGCTGGCGTCTCGCTGCCGATCTGGGCGCGCGCGGGCACCAGGTGCGGCTGTTCATCGACGACGCAAGCGCCCTCGCATGGATGGCGCCGCAGGGCAGTGCGGGCGTGAGCGTGCATCTGTGGCCGCAGCACGAGGCACCTGCGGACGGCCCCGGCGATGTCGTGATCGAGGCCTTCGGCTGCGAGATTCCAACGATCTTTGTCGAAGCCATCGCACGCAAGGCGCAAGGCAACCCGCGCAGCGTGGTCTGGATCAATCTCGAATACCTCTCCGCCGAAAGCTATGTGGAGCGCTGCCACGGCCTGCCCTCGCTGATCATGAGTGGCCCGGCGGCCGGATTGACGCGCTGGTTCTTCTATCCTGGCTTCACCGAACAAACCGGCGGACTGCTGCACGAACCCGACCTGAACACACGCTTGGCCGCGTTTGACCGCAACGCATGGCGGGCACGCCACGGCCTCACGGACGATGACACCGCCTTCTCACTGTTCTGCTACGAGCCCCCCGCGTTCAAACAAGTGTTCGCAGAGCATCGCTTCACGGCCCAATGGCTGGTCACTCCGGGCCGCGCCTGCGCCATGGTCCGCGCCGCCCTGCTGCCAGCCCATCCCGGCAACGCGCAATTTCTTGCGCCAGTAACCCAGCCCGCGTTCGACGAGATGCTCTGGGCCTGTGACCTCAATTTCGTGCGTGGCGAGGACTCGCTAGTGCGCGCGCTCTGGGCCGGTCAGCCTTTCGTCTGGCAGATCTACCCGCAGCACGACAACGCCCACCACGAGAAGCTCGATGCCTTTCTCGACTGGATGCAGGCCCCGCCCTCGCTGCGCGCGCTGCATGCGCTCTGGAACGAACTGCCCGAAGCCCGCAGTACACCCGCCATCACCAAACCCATGCTGGCCGAATGGCAGGCCTGCGTTCAGGCGGCGCGGACCCGGTTGTGGGTGCAAAACGACCTTCTGACGCAATTGTTGGGGTTCGTCGCAGAAAAAAGCTAA
- a CDS encoding LysR substrate-binding domain-containing protein — translation MKLDPISLRLFVAVMEESAIARAAAREHIAASAASRRLAELEDTLQVELFNRSNRGTEPTPAAFALLNLARGVLNDLDGIATQMRDYGAGVRGQVRVVANISAITQFLPGELQSFMAAHPQVQVQLQEQISTSVAHSVAENAADVGILNHGSYGEQVTLLPYHEDELVVVVPASHALARRRSLRFAEILAFDIVGMHPGSAINNLLMRNAAEHEIPLKLRIQVTSYDAQCLMVSAGLGVGVLPLGSAQIYRGALALRTIPLAEPWAKRKLSLCVRSLESLSGVARLLVDHLRAGAGNAAPSASKT, via the coding sequence ATGAAACTCGACCCCATATCCTTGCGCCTGTTCGTGGCGGTGATGGAAGAAAGCGCCATCGCCCGCGCCGCCGCGCGCGAGCACATCGCCGCATCGGCCGCGAGCCGCCGTCTGGCTGAGCTTGAAGACACGCTGCAAGTGGAGCTTTTCAACCGCAGCAATCGCGGCACCGAGCCCACACCGGCGGCCTTCGCCCTGCTCAATCTCGCGCGGGGCGTGCTCAACGATCTGGACGGCATCGCCACTCAGATGCGCGACTACGGCGCGGGTGTGCGCGGTCAGGTACGGGTGGTCGCCAACATCTCGGCAATCACCCAATTCCTGCCCGGCGAGCTGCAGAGTTTCATGGCCGCGCATCCGCAGGTGCAGGTCCAGCTGCAGGAGCAGATCAGCACCAGCGTGGCGCATTCCGTGGCCGAGAATGCGGCCGACGTGGGCATTCTCAACCACGGCAGTTACGGCGAACAGGTCACGCTTTTACCGTACCACGAGGACGAACTGGTCGTCGTGGTTCCCGCTAGCCATGCTCTGGCGCGACGGCGCAGCCTGCGGTTCGCGGAAATCCTGGCGTTTGACATCGTCGGCATGCACCCCGGCAGCGCCATCAACAACCTGCTGATGCGCAACGCCGCCGAGCATGAAATCCCCCTCAAGCTGCGCATTCAGGTCACCAGCTACGATGCGCAGTGCCTGATGGTTTCGGCCGGCCTGGGTGTGGGTGTGCTGCCGCTGGGCAGTGCGCAGATCTATCGCGGCGCGCTCGCGCTGCGCACCATTCCCCTTGCCGAACCCTGGGCCAAGCGCAAGCTCTCGCTGTGTGTGCGTTCGCTCGAATCGCTCTCCGGTGTGGCGCGCCTGCTGGTCGATCATCTGCGCGCAGGTGCGGGCAACGCAGCCCCTTCCGCGTCCAAAACATGA
- a CDS encoding CaiB/BaiF CoA-transferase family protein: MTEQAKLLATPQLTPSALAGVRVVEMGQLIAGPFCGKTLGDFGAEIIKIEATVTGDPLRNWRLLKNGTSVWWQVQSRNKKSVALDLRQQEAQDIARKLIAEADVLIENFRPGTLEGWGMSPDELHALNPALIILRISGYGQTGPYRDLPGFGVIGEAMGGLRHLTAEPGRVPVRVGVSIGDTLAALHGAIGVLMALYHRKAHGGKGQVIDVALHEAVFNCMESLIPEYSAFSAVREAAGSALPGIAPSNAYPCKDGWVLVAGNGDSIFKRLMATIGRQDLADAPDLASNAGRVARITEIDTAIGQWTLDRNVQEVMDALGAARVPAGKVYTAKDIAEDPHYKARDMLLTQETRDGYTVTVPGVIPKMSGTPGGVRSSAPGLGDDTDAVLAEAGLTNEQITLLRSKGVIQ, from the coding sequence ATGACTGAACAAGCCAAACTGTTGGCGACCCCGCAGCTGACGCCCTCCGCGCTGGCGGGCGTGCGCGTGGTAGAGATGGGGCAGCTCATTGCAGGCCCTTTCTGCGGCAAGACGCTGGGCGATTTCGGCGCCGAGATCATCAAGATCGAGGCCACCGTAACCGGCGATCCGCTGCGTAATTGGCGATTGCTGAAGAACGGTACTTCCGTCTGGTGGCAGGTGCAGTCGCGCAACAAGAAATCGGTGGCGCTCGATCTGCGCCAGCAGGAGGCGCAGGACATCGCCCGCAAGCTGATTGCCGAGGCCGATGTGCTGATCGAGAACTTCCGCCCCGGAACGCTCGAGGGCTGGGGCATGTCGCCCGATGAGCTGCATGCGCTCAATCCAGCGCTGATCATTCTGCGCATCTCGGGCTATGGCCAGACCGGTCCGTACCGCGATTTGCCGGGCTTCGGCGTGATCGGCGAGGCCATGGGCGGCCTGCGCCATCTCACGGCCGAGCCGGGCCGCGTGCCGGTGCGTGTCGGCGTGTCCATCGGCGACACGCTGGCCGCGCTGCATGGTGCTATCGGCGTGCTGATGGCGCTCTACCATCGCAAGGCGCATGGCGGCAAGGGGCAGGTGATCGACGTGGCTCTGCACGAGGCGGTGTTCAACTGCATGGAAAGCCTGATCCCCGAGTACAGCGCCTTCAGTGCCGTGCGCGAGGCTGCGGGCAGCGCGCTGCCGGGCATTGCGCCGTCCAACGCCTACCCCTGCAAGGACGGCTGGGTGCTGGTGGCCGGCAATGGAGACAGCATCTTCAAGCGGTTGATGGCGACCATCGGCAGGCAGGATCTGGCCGACGCCCCCGACCTCGCGAGCAACGCGGGCCGCGTGGCACGCATCACCGAAATTGATACGGCGATCGGTCAATGGACGCTGGATCGCAACGTGCAGGAAGTTATGGACGCGCTGGGCGCGGCGCGCGTTCCTGCGGGCAAGGTTTATACCGCCAAGGACATTGCGGAAGATCCGCACTACAAGGCGCGCGACATGCTGCTCACGCAGGAGACGCGCGATGGCTATACGGTGACGGTGCCGGGCGTGATCCCCAAGATGTCGGGCACGCCGGGCGGCGTGCGTTCTTCTGCCCCAGGTCTCGGTGACGATACTGACGCGGTACTGGCCGAAGCGGGGCTCACCAACGAGCAGATCACGCTGCTGCGCAGCAAGGGAGTGATTCAATAA
- a CDS encoding hydroxymethylglutaryl-CoA lyase gives MSTVWNGNGTRIRMCEVGTRDGLQMEQQFVPTEDKIALVNALSHTGLAKIEVSSFTSPTAIPALRDAEIVMREIERVPSVVYTALVPNMRGAERAIDAHTDELNLVMSVSETHNIANLRMTGEQSFAALSQVIALAQQAAVPVNVSLSCVFGCPMEGDVLEEQVFGFVQRFADLGVQGITLCDTTGMAFPSQVARITSHAIKCWPKTEFTLHFHNTRGMGLSNVLAAIDAGARQFDASLGGLGGCPYAPGASGNVCSEEIVHALQCMGYNTGVDLDRLIAASQSLPALIGHDVPSQIVKAGKRLDTHPVPVDFDTIRERALARDQQPRAI, from the coding sequence ATGAGCACCGTCTGGAATGGCAACGGCACACGCATCCGCATGTGCGAAGTGGGAACACGCGATGGGCTGCAGATGGAGCAGCAATTCGTGCCAACCGAGGACAAGATTGCGCTGGTGAATGCGCTGTCGCACACGGGGCTTGCGAAGATCGAAGTGTCTTCGTTCACCTCGCCGACGGCCATCCCCGCGCTGCGCGATGCCGAGATCGTGATGCGCGAGATCGAGCGCGTGCCGAGCGTTGTCTACACCGCTCTCGTACCCAATATGCGCGGCGCGGAGCGCGCCATCGACGCGCACACCGATGAGCTCAACCTCGTCATGTCGGTCAGCGAGACGCACAACATCGCCAACCTGCGCATGACGGGCGAGCAGTCGTTCGCCGCGCTGTCGCAGGTGATCGCGCTGGCGCAGCAGGCCGCGGTGCCGGTCAACGTGTCACTGTCCTGTGTGTTCGGTTGTCCGATGGAGGGCGACGTGCTGGAGGAGCAGGTGTTCGGCTTCGTGCAGCGCTTTGCCGATCTCGGCGTGCAGGGCATCACGCTGTGCGACACCACGGGCATGGCCTTTCCGTCGCAGGTCGCGCGCATCACCTCGCATGCGATCAAGTGCTGGCCGAAGACTGAATTCACCCTGCATTTCCACAACACGCGCGGCATGGGGTTGTCCAATGTGCTCGCGGCCATCGATGCCGGTGCGCGCCAGTTCGATGCATCGCTCGGCGGTCTTGGCGGCTGCCCCTACGCGCCCGGCGCGTCGGGCAATGTCTGCAGCGAAGAAATCGTTCATGCGTTGCAATGCATGGGCTACAACACCGGCGTGGATCTGGATCGGCTGATCGCCGCATCGCAAAGCCTGCCCGCGCTGATCGGCCACGATGTACCGAGCCAGATCGTCAAGGCCGGCAAGCGCTTGGACACGCATCCCGTGCCCGTCGATTTCGACACCATCCGCGAACGCGCGCTCGCACGGGATCAGCAACCGCGCGCGATCTGA
- a CDS encoding tripartite tricarboxylate transporter substrate binding protein, producing MFFQRRPLVAALALSSLCMFAAGSASAQGNYPNRTITFVVPAAAGGTTDLAGRMAAQALGPVIGQSVVVDNKGGGNGAIAATFVKRAEPDGYNLLMQYSGYHVITPHITKAPQWEQKDFQPVANIMSAPQIIVVRDSVPAKTLQELVAYAKTNPGRLNYASSGNGSLQHVTGAMLEQQAGIKMVHVPYKGTGPALQDLLGGQVDLTFGTAPPFMPHIQAGKLRVLAVTGKERLPSLPNVPTTAEAGFAGVNATSWFGLFAPTAVPKAVVDKLTADLKKVVEDPAFRKKAEEQGATADYQNPQQFGERVKADYANWANVVKSAKIEAD from the coding sequence ATGTTTTTCCAACGTCGTCCACTCGTCGCCGCGCTGGCATTGAGCTCGCTTTGCATGTTCGCCGCAGGCAGTGCCAGTGCCCAGGGCAATTATCCGAATCGCACGATCACCTTCGTCGTACCCGCAGCGGCAGGCGGCACGACCGATCTCGCGGGCCGCATGGCCGCGCAGGCGCTCGGCCCGGTCATCGGCCAGTCTGTGGTGGTGGATAACAAAGGCGGCGGCAACGGCGCCATAGCCGCCACCTTCGTCAAGCGCGCCGAACCCGACGGCTACAACCTGCTGATGCAGTACTCCGGCTACCACGTGATCACGCCACACATCACCAAGGCGCCACAGTGGGAGCAGAAGGACTTCCAGCCCGTCGCCAACATCATGTCCGCGCCGCAGATCATCGTGGTGCGCGACAGCGTGCCCGCCAAGACATTGCAGGAACTGGTCGCCTACGCCAAGACCAACCCCGGCAGGCTCAACTACGCATCGTCCGGCAATGGCTCGCTGCAGCATGTGACAGGCGCAATGCTCGAGCAGCAGGCGGGCATCAAGATGGTTCACGTCCCCTACAAAGGCACGGGCCCCGCATTGCAGGATCTGCTTGGCGGTCAGGTCGATCTGACCTTCGGCACCGCTCCACCATTCATGCCCCACATTCAGGCGGGAAAACTGCGCGTGCTCGCGGTGACTGGCAAGGAGCGCCTGCCCAGCCTGCCGAACGTACCGACCACGGCGGAAGCCGGCTTTGCGGGGGTGAATGCGACTTCGTGGTTCGGCCTGTTCGCGCCAACTGCCGTGCCCAAAGCGGTGGTCGACAAGCTCACCGCCGATCTGAAAAAGGTGGTGGAAGATCCCGCATTCCGCAAGAAGGCGGAAGAGCAGGGCGCCACAGCCGACTACCAGAACCCGCAGCAATTCGGTGAACGTGTGAAGGCCGACTACGCGAACTGGGCCAACGTGGTGAAGAGCGCAAAGATCGAAGCGGACTGA